From a region of the Syntrophorhabdus sp. genome:
- a CDS encoding DnaJ domain-containing protein, with protein sequence MAGKQDYYELLGVSKTASEDEIKKAYRKLALKYHPDRNPGNKEAEEKFKLINEAYAVLSDPEKRKQFDAFGMGGFQQRYSEEDIFRGFNVGDLFKDLGFGGGDIFSMIFGRQAGRGAKQQRRQQAWDFNDYITRQQQGTQTAQDLDLHYELEIPFMDAIHGAEKRISLATATGTEEVNVKIPKGITSGKKLRLKGKGNQGRSGQRGDLYITMKVAEHPVFKRTGNDLYVTREVKVTDALLGTVVEVPSIDGPKRVTIPAGVKSHSRVRLKGLGVPDQGGDEYVEVIIDIPKKLTDRQKALLEELRKEGL encoded by the coding sequence ATGGCAGGAAAGCAGGATTACTACGAATTGCTCGGCGTCTCCAAAACGGCTTCCGAAGACGAGATAAAGAAGGCGTACAGGAAACTGGCCCTGAAGTACCATCCCGACCGCAACCCGGGAAACAAGGAGGCGGAAGAAAAGTTCAAGCTCATCAACGAGGCCTACGCGGTGCTGAGCGACCCGGAAAAACGCAAGCAGTTCGATGCCTTCGGCATGGGGGGCTTCCAGCAGCGCTACAGCGAAGAGGACATCTTCAGGGGTTTCAACGTGGGAGACCTCTTCAAGGACCTCGGCTTCGGCGGGGGAGACATCTTCAGCATGATCTTCGGCAGGCAGGCAGGCAGGGGGGCAAAGCAGCAGAGGCGGCAGCAGGCGTGGGACTTCAACGATTACATCACGAGGCAGCAGCAAGGCACGCAGACAGCACAGGACCTCGACCTCCACTACGAACTGGAGATACCCTTCATGGACGCCATACATGGGGCGGAAAAACGGATCTCGCTGGCCACGGCGACGGGTACGGAAGAGGTGAACGTCAAGATACCGAAAGGGATCACGAGCGGGAAAAAGCTGAGGTTGAAGGGCAAGGGCAACCAGGGGCGTTCGGGGCAACGTGGTGACCTCTATATAACCATGAAGGTGGCGGAACATCCCGTCTTCAAACGAACGGGCAACGACCTGTACGTGACCAGGGAGGTCAAGGTGACTGACGCGCTTCTGGGGACCGTCGTCGAGGTCCCCTCCATCGACGGGCCGAAAAGGGTCACCATCCCTGCCGGTGTAAAAAGCCATTCCAGGGTCCGTCTGAAAGGCCTTGGTGTCCCCGATCAGGGCGGCGACGAATACGTGGAGGTCATCATCGATATCCCGAAGAAGCTTACAGACAGGCAAAAGGCTCTCCTCGAAGAGCTTAGAAAGGAAGGTCTATAG
- a CDS encoding co-chaperone GroES has product MKVKPLQDRILVKRIEEEERTKGGIIIPDAAKEKPQEGKVVAVGDGKTLESGQKAPLTVKPGDKILFGKYSGTEIKVDGEEHLILREDDVLAIVED; this is encoded by the coding sequence ATGAAGGTGAAACCATTACAGGACAGAATTCTTGTCAAGAGAATCGAGGAAGAGGAAAGGACGAAGGGCGGCATAATCATTCCTGACGCTGCCAAGGAAAAACCCCAGGAAGGCAAGGTGGTTGCGGTGGGCGACGGAAAGACCCTGGAAAGCGGCCAGAAGGCACCGTTGACCGTGAAACCGGGGGACAAGATCCTTTTCGGCAAATACTCCGGCACGGAAATCAAGGTCGACGGCGAAGAGCATCTCATTCTCAGGGAAGATGATGTTCTTGCGATCGTAGAAGATTAA